In Roseomonas fluvialis, one genomic interval encodes:
- a CDS encoding Bug family tripartite tricarboxylate transporter substrate binding protein, protein MPMIDRRAVLALAGAASLSAPARAQAFPSRPFRILVPFAAGGTTDILARAIGERLSVALGQPVVIDNRGGAGGTVAGEAFARAEPDGHTLLVATASLICINKALYARLPFDPDTDFAPVAMLAQQPNVLVVNPRALPMTTLPELIAHIRANPGRVNYASSGTGSQLHLTGEMFRAAVGVEMTHVPYRGSAPAMTDLVAGNVPMMFDGLGTALPQVRGGAIRALGTASEAENAALPGVPPIASVLPGFLSVNWTGLFVLRATPEPVVARIDAETRRALAGPELATLFRERAFDPMPISRADLPAFVAAESTRWREAVRASGARAD, encoded by the coding sequence ATGCCGATGATCGACCGCCGCGCCGTGCTCGCGCTTGCCGGCGCCGCTTCGTTGTCCGCGCCTGCCCGCGCGCAGGCCTTTCCGTCGCGCCCCTTCCGGATCCTGGTGCCCTTCGCCGCCGGCGGCACCACCGACATCCTGGCGCGGGCGATCGGGGAGAGGCTGTCGGTCGCGCTCGGCCAACCGGTCGTGATCGACAACCGCGGTGGTGCGGGCGGCACCGTGGCGGGCGAGGCCTTCGCGCGGGCCGAACCGGATGGCCATACGCTGCTGGTGGCGACGGCGTCGCTCATCTGCATCAACAAGGCGCTGTATGCGCGGCTGCCCTTCGACCCGGATACGGATTTCGCGCCGGTTGCGATGCTGGCGCAGCAGCCCAACGTGCTGGTCGTGAACCCGCGCGCATTGCCGATGACGACGTTGCCGGAACTGATCGCGCATATCCGCGCCAATCCGGGGCGGGTGAACTACGCGTCCTCCGGCACCGGGTCGCAGCTGCACCTGACGGGGGAGATGTTCCGCGCCGCGGTCGGCGTGGAGATGACGCATGTGCCCTATCGCGGCAGCGCGCCGGCGATGACGGACCTGGTGGCCGGCAATGTGCCGATGATGTTCGACGGGCTCGGCACCGCCTTGCCGCAGGTGCGCGGCGGGGCGATCCGCGCGCTGGGCACGGCGTCGGAGGCGGAGAATGCCGCGCTGCCTGGCGTGCCGCCGATCGCCTCGGTGCTGCCCGGATTCCTGTCGGTGAACTGGACCGGGTTGTTCGTGCTGCGCGCGACGCCCGAGCCCGTGGTGGCGCGCATTGATGCCGAGACGCGCCGCGCCCTCGCTGGCCCCGAGCTGGCCACGCTGTTCCGGGAGCGCGCCTTCGACCCGATGCCGATTTCGCGCGCCGACCTGCCGGCGTTCGTGGCTGCCGAGAGCACGCGCTGGCGCGAAGCCGTGCGCGCCTCCGGCGCCCGCGCGGACTA